One window of Alteriqipengyuania lutimaris genomic DNA carries:
- a CDS encoding L,D-transpeptidase family protein: MKKLAFPFALLAGTALAVPASLVAQNAPANLLPGEQEPREDAPEADDAVSSSMSGPVEMVREPVVQQFDPVVQQWTVGQAEALAAVIEGIGAEGLFPVDYDLPGLRAAIAGGAGAMLDEEASQRFVWLVEDMRDGRTPMDARKQWFVMDPDADRYRSGTILKQALADGDIMGALQSVAPLHPDYEALRNELAKAQPGSKRYKLIQANMDRWRWLPRDLGKQYLITNVPEYQLRLTVNDKIMRTYRTIVGKPGRTATPQLAEQVEGVILNPNWTVPQSIVQGEGLGARVLANPGWAKSKGYTATRGANGWISVVQGPGEGNALGRMKLDMPNRHAIFFHDTPSRNLFGQANRALSHGCIRTERATELAFTLAILQAGITADEATEILASGEYTRVGFNSKMPAYITYFTMATNIDGKMTTFNDIYERDGAVLASFEAPRKANRSRVTDEEIIEIVNDPRDIA, encoded by the coding sequence ATGAAAAAGCTTGCTTTCCCGTTTGCCCTACTCGCAGGTACCGCGCTCGCGGTGCCCGCATCGCTGGTCGCTCAGAATGCGCCGGCCAACCTCTTGCCGGGCGAGCAGGAACCGCGTGAGGATGCTCCCGAGGCCGACGACGCGGTAAGCTCGAGCATGAGCGGGCCGGTCGAGATGGTTCGCGAGCCGGTGGTGCAGCAGTTCGACCCCGTCGTGCAGCAGTGGACGGTCGGCCAGGCCGAAGCTCTGGCTGCCGTGATCGAGGGTATCGGGGCCGAGGGGCTCTTCCCCGTCGATTACGATCTGCCGGGGCTCCGTGCGGCCATCGCCGGCGGCGCGGGGGCGATGCTCGACGAAGAAGCGAGCCAGCGCTTCGTCTGGCTGGTCGAGGACATGCGCGACGGTCGCACTCCGATGGACGCGCGCAAGCAGTGGTTCGTGATGGACCCGGACGCCGATCGCTATCGCAGCGGGACCATCCTCAAGCAGGCGCTGGCCGACGGTGACATCATGGGCGCGCTCCAGAGTGTGGCCCCGCTTCATCCCGATTACGAAGCGCTGCGCAATGAACTCGCCAAGGCCCAGCCGGGCTCCAAGCGTTACAAGCTGATCCAGGCGAACATGGACCGCTGGCGGTGGCTGCCGCGCGATCTTGGCAAGCAATACCTCATCACCAACGTGCCCGAGTATCAGCTGCGCCTGACGGTCAACGACAAGATCATGCGGACCTACCGCACGATCGTGGGCAAGCCCGGGCGGACCGCAACGCCGCAGCTGGCCGAGCAGGTCGAAGGCGTGATCCTCAACCCCAACTGGACCGTCCCGCAGTCGATCGTGCAGGGCGAAGGGCTGGGCGCGCGCGTGCTCGCCAATCCGGGCTGGGCGAAATCGAAGGGCTACACCGCCACCCGCGGGGCCAATGGCTGGATTTCGGTCGTGCAGGGCCCAGGCGAGGGCAATGCGCTGGGCCGGATGAAGCTCGACATGCCCAACCGCCATGCGATCTTTTTCCACGACACGCCGTCGCGCAATCTCTTCGGACAGGCGAACCGGGCGCTCAGCCACGGCTGCATCCGGACCGAGCGCGCGACCGAACTCGCCTTCACGCTCGCCATCCTGCAGGCCGGGATTACCGCGGACGAAGCGACCGAAATCCTCGCCAGCGGCGAGTACACGCGGGTCGGCTTCAATTCCAAGATGCCCGCCTACATCACCTATTTCACGATGGCGACGAACATCGACGGCAAGATGACGACCTTCAACGACATCTACGAACGCGACGGCGCTGTGCTCGCGTCGTTCGAAGCACCGCGCAAGGCCAACCGCAGCCGCGTGACCGACGAGGAAATCATCGAGATCGTAAACGACCCGCGCGATATTGCGTGA
- the ispG gene encoding flavodoxin-dependent (E)-4-hydroxy-3-methylbut-2-enyl-diphosphate synthase codes for MSVRPWRDIERRQSRQIMVGSVPVGGDAPISVQTMTNTPTEDVGATLDQIRRCEDAGADIIRVSCPTEEATRHFDKITRAANVPIVADIHFHYKRALEAADKGAACLRINPGNIGSSERVAEVVRAAKANGCAIRIGVNAGSLEKDLLEKYGEPCPEALIESALDHIKLLQDHDFHEYKVAVKASDVFLAVAAYHGLADAVDCPLHLGITEAGGLIGGTVKSSIGMGSLLWAGIGDTIRVSLSAEPEQEVRVGYEMLKALGLRTRGVRVVSCPSCSRQGFDVIRTVEALEKRLEHIKTPMSLSVLGCVVNGPGEARETDIGITGGGKGKHMVYLSGVTDHHVEDESMLDHIVRLVEEKAAKIEAGEATAFDPHAAAEAVAAE; via the coding sequence ATGTCGGTACGCCCCTGGAGAGACATCGAACGCCGCCAGTCGCGGCAGATCATGGTCGGTTCGGTCCCGGTCGGCGGCGATGCGCCGATTTCGGTCCAGACCATGACCAACACCCCGACCGAGGATGTGGGCGCCACGCTCGACCAGATCCGGCGGTGCGAGGATGCGGGCGCGGACATTATCCGAGTCTCCTGCCCGACCGAGGAAGCGACGCGGCATTTCGACAAGATCACCCGCGCGGCGAATGTGCCGATCGTTGCGGACATCCATTTCCACTACAAGCGCGCGCTCGAAGCGGCCGACAAGGGCGCGGCGTGCCTTCGGATCAATCCGGGCAATATCGGCTCCAGCGAGCGGGTGGCCGAGGTCGTGCGCGCGGCTAAAGCCAACGGCTGTGCGATCCGCATCGGCGTGAACGCGGGCAGCCTCGAGAAGGATCTGCTCGAGAAATACGGCGAGCCCTGCCCCGAGGCGCTGATCGAAAGCGCGCTCGACCATATCAAGCTGCTGCAGGACCACGACTTCCACGAGTACAAGGTGGCGGTGAAGGCCTCCGATGTGTTCCTCGCGGTCGCGGCCTATCACGGCCTGGCCGACGCGGTGGACTGCCCGCTGCATCTCGGCATCACCGAGGCGGGTGGGCTGATCGGTGGGACGGTGAAGTCCTCGATCGGCATGGGCAGCCTGCTGTGGGCGGGGATCGGCGACACGATCCGCGTCTCGCTCTCTGCCGAGCCCGAGCAGGAAGTGCGCGTCGGCTACGAAATGCTCAAGGCGCTCGGCCTGCGCACCCGCGGTGTCCGCGTCGTCTCCTGCCCCAGCTGCTCGCGCCAGGGCTTCGACGTGATCCGCACGGTGGAGGCGCTGGAGAAGCGGCTTGAGCACATCAAGACGCCGATGAGCCTCTCGGTCCTCGGCTGCGTCGTGAACGGCCCGGGCGAAGCGCGCGAGACCGATATCGGCATCACCGGCGGCGGCAAGGGCAAGCACATGGTGTACCTCTCAGGCGTGACCGACCACCACGTCGAAGACGAGAGCATGCTCGACCACATCGTACGGCTGGTGGAAGAGAAAGCCGCGAAGATCGAGGCGGGCGAGGCGACCGCCTTCGATCCGCATGCCGCGGCCGAGGCCGTAGCGGCGGAGTGA
- a CDS encoding histone deacetylase family protein: MAPRPERGTFKFDKYYLVMEALRESGEAITEHAPEPCPREWLEAVHCPDYVEQVFTATVPREKERRIGFPVTPHIASRVRHTNGGTWLAAQLAMEHGYAANSAAGSHHALYDTGAGFCVFNDLAVCANRLIAEGDARRVLIVDCDVHQGDGTASLTAGRDEIFTLSIHAEKNFPVRKARSTLDIALRDGTDDEGYLAVLDQHLPRALDEFEPDIVLYQAGVDPHERDKLGRLALTDDGLERRDRFVISEARRRGLPVASALGGGYGEDQREVAGRHARSMLAMARENAAAPSSRTQTA, from the coding sequence ATGGCCCCACGCCCAGAGCGCGGCACGTTCAAGTTCGACAAGTATTACCTCGTGATGGAAGCGCTGCGCGAAAGCGGCGAGGCGATCACCGAACACGCGCCCGAGCCCTGCCCTCGCGAATGGCTCGAGGCGGTGCATTGCCCCGACTACGTCGAGCAGGTCTTCACCGCCACCGTTCCGCGCGAGAAGGAGCGGCGGATCGGCTTTCCCGTCACGCCGCATATCGCCAGCAGGGTGCGCCATACCAATGGCGGCACGTGGCTCGCTGCGCAGCTCGCGATGGAGCACGGCTATGCCGCCAACAGCGCGGCGGGCAGCCACCACGCGCTTTACGATACCGGCGCGGGTTTCTGCGTGTTCAACGATCTGGCGGTGTGCGCCAACCGGCTGATTGCCGAAGGTGACGCACGCCGCGTGCTGATCGTCGACTGCGATGTCCACCAGGGCGACGGCACTGCGAGCCTCACCGCCGGGCGCGACGAGATCTTCACGCTCTCTATCCATGCGGAGAAGAATTTCCCGGTCAGGAAGGCCCGCTCGACACTCGACATCGCGCTTCGCGACGGGACCGACGACGAAGGCTATCTGGCGGTGCTCGACCAGCACCTGCCACGTGCGCTCGACGAATTCGAGCCCGATATCGTGCTCTACCAGGCAGGCGTCGATCCGCACGAACGCGACAAGCTGGGCCGGCTGGCGCTGACCGACGATGGGTTGGAGCGGCGCGACCGCTTCGTGATTTCAGAGGCCCGCCGGCGCGGCCTGCCCGTCGCCAGCGCCCTCGGCGGAGGCTATGGCGAGGACCAGCGCGAGGTGGCGGGGCGCCACGCGCGCTCGATGCTCGCGATGGCGCGGGAGAACGCAGCCGCCCCGTCCTCAAGAACGCAAACCGCCTGA
- a CDS encoding murein L,D-transpeptidase catalytic domain-containing protein, with protein sequence MKRRELIKTGLGTGIALGAAASLPSRVFAQPMAGNPRDRELFAIAKRELDKAGDVIWRKDIVGIADFGLHSAERRFHFVNLDRQEVKSFHVSHGTGSDPEHDGWLNTFSNVEGSNATSRGAYVTWEWYTGQFGTSVRLGGLDPTNNHALQRYIVMHRATYAEPSHVERWGRLGRSNGCFALGEEQFKIALLNLSGGRLLYAEALGLKEDGTQAYPPQAIVGEPENGYHILRQPQQGTFEQTNPGVY encoded by the coding sequence ATGAAACGTCGCGAACTTATCAAGACGGGCCTCGGCACCGGCATCGCGCTGGGCGCGGCGGCGAGCCTGCCGAGCCGGGTCTTTGCCCAGCCCATGGCGGGCAATCCGCGCGACCGCGAGCTGTTCGCGATCGCCAAGCGCGAGCTCGACAAGGCGGGCGACGTCATCTGGCGCAAGGACATCGTCGGGATCGCCGATTTCGGCCTCCACTCGGCCGAGCGGCGGTTCCACTTCGTGAACCTCGACCGGCAGGAAGTAAAAAGCTTCCACGTCAGCCATGGGACCGGATCGGACCCGGAGCACGACGGCTGGCTCAATACGTTCTCCAATGTCGAAGGCTCCAACGCGACCAGCCGCGGCGCCTATGTGACATGGGAATGGTACACGGGGCAGTTCGGCACTTCGGTGCGGCTGGGCGGGCTCGACCCGACCAACAATCATGCCCTGCAGCGCTACATCGTCATGCACCGCGCCACCTATGCCGAACCGTCGCATGTCGAGCGCTGGGGCCGGCTGGGCCGGTCGAACGGCTGCTTCGCGCTGGGCGAGGAGCAGTTCAAGATCGCGCTGCTGAATCTCTCGGGCGGACGACTGCTCTACGCCGAAGCGCTGGGTCTCAAGGAAGACGGCACGCAGGCCTATCCGCCGCAGGCGATCGTTGGCGAGCCGGAGAACGGCTATCACATCCTGCGCCAGCCGCAGCAGGGCACGTTCGAGCAGACCAACCCGGGCGTTTACTAG
- a CDS encoding OmpP1/FadL family transporter: MTKFLVHGLRAASALALVGAASPSLAGGFLINEQSTTATGRALSGAAVAADGPGAIFFNPAIMTELEGIQLEAGGQILLAKAEQIDRGSTRTIPGLPVTAPVGGNGGGNPFPQPLLVPNASASVQVSDRVWLGVSVNGPFGLISDYDEGFFGRYDADRSKLFTLNVQPSAAVKLSDNVSIGAGLDVQYADVELTNALPNLAPGSPDGLLDVQGDDISFGWNAGATVTFAPVRFGVHYRSQIKHDLEGTLEISGLGGPLAANNRTDDASAPLDLPDIATVSMQIGIDTPYRFYATWRHYGWSSFEEVRVQPATGPALVDEQDYRDTWSMALGADYDVSDKLTVRAGTMFDQTPVTDEHRGFRIPDGDRTWLSAGASYDLGHFTANLSYAHVWVASASVDVTETVYAGSPAAIDIRRLARSTGSVNILAASIASRF; encoded by the coding sequence ATGACCAAATTCCTCGTTCACGGCCTGCGTGCCGCATCGGCGCTCGCGCTTGTCGGGGCTGCCAGCCCGAGCCTTGCCGGAGGCTTTCTCATCAACGAACAGTCGACCACCGCCACCGGCCGCGCGCTGTCCGGCGCAGCCGTGGCCGCCGATGGCCCGGGCGCAATTTTCTTCAATCCCGCCATCATGACCGAGCTCGAAGGCATTCAGCTCGAAGCGGGCGGCCAGATACTGCTGGCCAAGGCAGAGCAGATCGATCGCGGCAGCACGCGGACCATTCCCGGCTTGCCCGTCACGGCGCCGGTCGGAGGCAATGGCGGTGGCAATCCATTTCCCCAGCCGCTGCTCGTGCCCAATGCATCCGCCAGCGTGCAGGTGAGCGACCGCGTGTGGCTGGGCGTCAGCGTCAATGGCCCATTCGGCCTGATCAGCGATTACGACGAGGGGTTTTTCGGCCGTTACGACGCCGACCGCTCGAAGCTCTTCACGCTCAACGTACAGCCGAGTGCGGCGGTCAAGCTGTCCGACAACGTCTCGATCGGTGCCGGTCTCGACGTCCAATATGCCGATGTCGAACTGACCAACGCCCTGCCCAATCTTGCCCCGGGGTCGCCGGACGGACTGCTCGACGTGCAGGGCGACGATATCTCGTTCGGCTGGAATGCCGGGGCTACGGTCACCTTCGCTCCGGTTCGCTTCGGCGTCCATTACCGGTCGCAGATCAAGCACGATCTGGAAGGAACGCTCGAGATTTCCGGCCTCGGCGGACCACTTGCCGCGAACAACCGCACGGACGACGCGTCGGCGCCGCTCGACCTGCCCGATATCGCGACGGTCAGCATGCAGATCGGCATCGACACGCCCTACCGTTTCTACGCGACGTGGCGTCATTACGGCTGGAGCAGCTTCGAAGAGGTCCGGGTTCAACCCGCGACCGGTCCCGCATTGGTGGACGAGCAGGATTATCGCGATACGTGGTCTATGGCGCTCGGTGCCGATTACGACGTCTCGGACAAGCTGACCGTGCGCGCCGGGACCATGTTCGACCAGACCCCTGTGACCGACGAGCACCGCGGTTTTCGCATCCCCGATGGCGATCGCACCTGGCTGTCTGCCGGAGCCAGCTACGACCTCGGCCATTTCACCGCCAATCTCTCCTACGCGCATGTGTGGGTCGCCAGCGCCAGTGTCGATGTGACCGAGACGGTCTATGCCGGCTCGCCCGCAGCGATCGACATCCGCCGGCTCGCCCGATCGACCGGGTCGGTCAATATCCTCGCTGCATCGATCGCCAGCCGCTTCTGA